The DNA window CCCCGACTTCCATGGCGCGGGCGGCGACATGCTCGATGCGGGCAGCGTCGCCGAGATCGCAGTCGCCGCGGAGCGCGCGGGCTTCGGCGGCCTCGCGTTCACCGAGCATCCTGCGCCGGGTGCGCGGTGGCTCGCGGCTGGCGGGCACCAGGCTCTCGATCCGTTCGTCGCGCTCGGCGGCGCCGCCACGGTGACGACGCGCATTCGGCTCCTCACGTACCTGACGGTCGTCCCGTACCGAAACCCGCTGCTCCTCGCGAAGTCCGCGGCGACCGTCGATCGCCTCTCGAATGGGCGCTTCATCTTGGGCGCCGGCGCTGGCTACTTGAAGGGCGAGTTCGCCGCGCTCGGCGCCGACTTCGATGAGCGCAACGCCAGCTTCGACGAAGCGCTCGACATCCTGCCGCTCTCGTGGCGCGGCGAACCCTTCAGTTATCAGGGCAAGCGCTTCAGCGCGCGCGACGTGCAGGTGTTGCCGAAGCCCGCGCAGCAGCCGATTCCGATCTGGCTCGGCGGCAACTCGAAGGCGACGCTGCGCCGCGTCGCCGAGCGCTGCCAAGGCTGGATGCCGCTCGTCGGCCCCGCAGAGCTGTTCAAGACCGCGCGCACCGCTAACGCCGGATCGCACGGCGACATCGCGGCCACGATGCATGCGTTGCGAGGGGCCGCGGCGCAGCGCGGCGCCACGCTCGATCTGGCGCTCCCGTACAGCGTGGCCGATGTCGCGAAGTCTCTCGCCGATGGGGACCGCCACCGCGAAGCCTTCGCGCACCTCGCCGAGATCGGCGCGACCTGGCTGATCGTCACGCTCCGCTCGGCGCCGCGCGAAGCCGTGCTCGACTTCATCGCCGCGTTCGGCGAGACGCATCTCGGCCGCTGAGCGCGGTCCCGCTGTGACTCATCGCGAGCGGTGCTCCATGCGCTCCACCTCGCTGAAGGGCTCGCGCGCGTCGAGCACTGGTTTCGCGTCGAGCGGTGCAGACGCGCGCGCGGATACCGCGGCGCCCGGTGCGCATCTTGCACGACTCCGGCGTCGTTCCGGGCGCGTGCGGCGGGCTGCCCCGCTTCTCCTCGGAGCGAGACCCGAGGAGCCCCAATGAGACGCATTTGGCTGGCCGCGCTGATCTCACTCTCGCTCTCCGCGTGCGGGGACGCGCGATCCGCTGGGGAGGCTCCGGCCGAGGCCGCGTCCGCACCTGACCTCGGCGCGCACCGCGTCGACGTGTGCGCGACCGCCTCGCTGCGGAGCGCATTCGAGGCGATCGCACGCGCGTACGAGGCGCAGCACGCGGGTGCGGAGGTGGCGCTGCGCTTCGCGGGCAGCGCCGAGCTGCTCGCCGCGCTGAATGCGGGCGAGCCGTGCGACGTGGTCGCGTTCGCGGACAGCTCCGCGATGTCG is part of the Deltaproteobacteria bacterium genome and encodes:
- a CDS encoding LLM class F420-dependent oxidoreductase, with the protein product MQFMLQYPDFHGAGGDMLDAGSVAEIAVAAERAGFGGLAFTEHPAPGARWLAAGGHQALDPFVALGGAATVTTRIRLLTYLTVVPYRNPLLLAKSAATVDRLSNGRFILGAGAGYLKGEFAALGADFDERNASFDEALDILPLSWRGEPFSYQGKRFSARDVQVLPKPAQQPIPIWLGGNSKATLRRVAERCQGWMPLVGPAELFKTARTANAGSHGDIAATMHALRGAAAQRGATLDLALPYSVADVAKSLADGDRHREAFAHLAEIGATWLIVTLRSAPREAVLDFIAAFGETHLGR